The Pukyongia salina genome segment ACCAATGGTGGTAGTGCAGATTACCATCTGGTGATCGCGCAAACAGACAGAGAAAAAGGGCACCGTGGAATTAATGCCTTCATTGTGGAAAAAGCATGGGACGGATTTGAAGTTGGTCCCAAAGAAGATAAGCTTGGAATTCGAGGAAGCGACACTCATACACTTAATTTCAACGACGTAAAAGTTCCGAAGGAAAACAGAATCGGAGAAGATGGATTTGGCTTTAAGTTTGCGATGAAGACCCTAAGCGGCGGACGTATCGGAATTGCGGCACAAGCACTCGGAATTGCAGCTGGCGCCTACGAAATGGCAAGAGATTACTCCAAGATCAGAAAGGCTTTTGGTACCGAGATCTGCAATCATCAGGCGATCGCATTCAAACTGGCCGATATGCACACAGAGATCGAAGCGGCCCGTCACCTAGTAATGAAGGCGGCCTGGGATAAAGACCAGGGTAACAACTACGATATGAGCAGCGCTATGGCAAAATTATACGCTTCTAAGGTAGCAATGGATGTTACTGTGGAGGCTGTCCAGGTACATGGTGGAAATGGTTTTGTAAAAGAATATCATGTGGAGCGTCTCATGCGTGATGCCAAGATCACACAGATCTATGAAGGCACCTCCGAAATTCAAAAGCTGGTCATTTCCAGGGGGCTTTTAAGGGACTAAACCCTCTCCCCTCCAGATGCTGAATCAAGTTCAGCAGGACAGTGGTGCACCGATTTCATGAATTTCGACATCACTATACTTGTCATTCCGATCCACGACGCTTGTCATTCCGAACTTGATTCGGAATCCATCATTCCTGACCCTCTCTCCTCCAGATGCTGAATCAAGTTCAGCAGGACAGTGAGGAACATTATTTTCATGGCGAGTCCCGGCTTCTCATATAACCCGGGACCGCGCTATTCGCTGTTACTCCTCGCCCACTAGCGTGGCTGCGGGGTATACGCTGCTATCGCTCTCGCAAGATCCGTAACAAATTTTTCAAAATAGCGACTAATCATTCGTACATAAGAAAAGGTGCCTTCCAAATTTCGCAATTGAGTTTCTCAACTCATTTTTTTTACCGAAATTAACAGTCCGAAATTTTTTGATAACTAACACTTTAAATAGCCATATCTATGTCTGATGATTTTGATTTACTAGAAACCGAGTCCAACTCAAAACAGGAAAAAGTAGACGTAAACTGGGGCAAAGCCGTCGACCAGATGAAGTCTAAATTAGCGCAGGAAGACGATCCGGAAATGCGGCAAAAAATTCTTAACGCTACCCTGGACGATGTTGTAGGTATGGCCGAAAAGGACCGGGCCTCATTGCTCGATGCCATTAAAGATCTTACCGATTACCAGGAAGAAGTAGGAATTATTTTCGAAAAATTCTCAACCCTCAACGAGGCCGAACAGAAGGTGATCGACAACGCACAAAGCAAACTAGAACGAGCCAAACTGGCCCTGGAGGATGCCGAAAAGGTGAAAGATAACTGGTGGAACAATCTCTGGGGACGAAAATCACGGATCAAAAAACGCCAGTCTGAACTGGAAGCCGCACAAAAGGAACGTGAAGCCGCCGATATGAAAGCCAAGCAAATGTTCCAAGAACGAATAGAGACCGCCGATATACAAACCCTGTTAAGTGAATTATCCTATAAGAGTCAGGCTGCCGTAACCCGCCTGAAAAACCGTGAAGTGGAGATCAAGGAAGTAGAAGATAAACTTCAGGATGCTATTGTAGAGGCCAGTAAGAACCATACCAAAGCGTTGGAAAAGAAAAAGGAAACCGAAGATAAACTTGAAGAACAATACGCCTTGTTGAAACAGGCGCGACAGGAACTGGAAGAGATCTCAGATAAACAATCTACAGCCTATTCAGAAGCTATAGGAAAAATAACGGGGATCGAACAAAAAGTAGAAGAGCTCGAAGGCCTCAAGAACGCATATACAACCCTTGCAGCCAGTAAGGATAGTTTTGTTCATAAACATAACCTTACCATAAAAGTACTTACTTCCCTGCGAAGCAATTTACAAACCCATAGGGCAAAACTTAAAAGTGACACCGATGAGCGCCTTAAATACTACGACGGATATGTAGTGGCCCTGAAAGCCAGAACAGATCAGGAGTTTGCTGCCATCCTGGAACATCTGGGTGTGAAAACAGACGAACATATCGGGCAAACCCTCGCTGCCATGCATTCGGCCAGTGCAAAAGCACGCCAGGAGATGATGGATAATATTCCTGTTCATGAAAAAGTGATGCAGGGAGTTTATGGTAGTTACGCCGAATCGTTGCAGGAAATTAGAGAGAAAGATGCCGAGATTCAGAAGGATTTTGCCAATAGGTACGGTATTGATATGAAGGAGATTTTCGAGGAGTTTTACGCCGCAGGTAGCGGTGGTGATGTTCCGCCGGAAGACGATAAACCTTCAGAAACTCCTAAAGAGGATGATGAAAACCTATTGGGTTAGATTAGGCTGTTAATATACTTCTGTTGTTGCCTTGCTTCATTATTGCTGAAGTGGTAATTCTGCATGGGATAAGATCACTTGTTTTACTCGAATTAACAAAATTCTGAACATTATAATTAGATGTCCATTAACCAAATAGTTACACCCTTAGATAGTGCTGTACTGGAAACCAGAGAGCAGTATTCGGTCTATTTTAAGATTGTATCTCATGCCTTTCAATTTTTAATGAAAAGCATAACCGAAAACAAGTTGTGTAATGCCCTGGAAGTGTCGTTCATGGAACAGTATTGCGAGCTACTTGCGTATTCCCTGGAATCGTTTAGAGTTAAATACCTGTACGATGAAGAAGAGAAAATGAAGATAGATCTCACCGAATCGGGTTTTCCTAATTACCTGGAATTTAGGTATCTCATCAACGATCTGGAATTAAAGAATGAGCATATAAGCCGGTTGCCCGACCCACAGGTATTGAAGGATGAATTTCTGGAAACCCTGTTAAAACACAAGCAACCTATCCCTAAACGAAAGTTGGAACAGGCGGCATCCATTGTCTATTATACATCGGTTGAACGAAACTTTATCTTTCGGAAATTTGTACAGGGGAAGATCATCACAATCGAAAATAATCCGGACGCACCTTATTTAGTAAGCTGGTCGTTTTACGATATCACCTTTAACAGGCCGTTCATCTGTTTTATGTACTTCGATCTGCACAAAACCGACCTTAAAGAATACACCCCCAAGATCTATGAAGTGCTCGAAGCCGTAGCCGATAGAAATATGAACCTGGACAACCTCGCGTATGCAATAGATAAGCGACTTCCGAGGGTTCTTCCGAAGAAATTCAGAAAAATAGACCTGGGGCCACTACATAACGTATTTGCAAAAGATGAACTCACTATTACCCATGTAGTCCTGGAAGGAATTGTTAATAAGGTACTGGATCTGTCGGCCTACGCCTTATCTATAACTATAGAAGACCTTGATTCCTCCGGTAAGATCACCGAAGGCAACATCTTCAACCGCCAGCATTTACAGATATGGGACGCATACAAGCCCAAAAAATATTTACTTTGTTCGCACCGCCTGATGCAATTGTTTTATGACAAGATCCCGGGTGAGATCGACAAACTTGCCCAGGAACCAATAGAAATTCCGGCCTTAAAGATTTAATATGGAACACAACAGTACATTTCCCATAAAGAAAAGCGAACTGGACGCCCTCCGGGAAGAAGCCACTTCCTACCTTAAAGGAGTCCAGTGGGACCAAAGTTATAAGGCCAGAAACCGCGATAAGGACAAGAAAGATGATAGCATATTATTGTATTTGTCCAAGGCCACCGGAAACAGTACCTCCGAGGTCACATCGGTCTCCAGGTCCATCCTGGCACTAAAGAAAAAACTCCTCCCCGAGTCTGTCGCTATACCTATACAATTAAATCGGGCCCTGTATGCGGTACAGGAGGGCCTTACTATGGGTGTATGGTTAAAAGACAGTTATGGCGATTCGTCTGGCCTCTCGGGTTTGAACGAACGCAAGGGCTCCCTGGATAATACCCAACGCAGGGAATTTGACAGCAAGCAGCAAACGGCAACGGCTTATATGCTGTACGGCACGGCCTACCGTATCCTTTACGACTTGAAGCCTGTCGCATCAGACGATCTAAGCGTGATGAAGAACAAATTTGCCGGTATACCCGAAATCTCCCTTATCTCACCCATTAAAGGTATTTCCTGTATGTTGTACTATTACGACAAATACCTAAATCATCCGGAGATCATCACTCGCGATGCCGATGTTGTCGATTTTACCGTTGTTTATTTCGAAGCTATAATAGCCGAAATACAGCTCCGGCTGGGCTCCCTGGAATATACTGAAACCATCACCGACCGCACCTATAAACTGGAAAACAGTGATTTTGCTGTTTCCGGATGGGAGAATGTTTTTGAAGGGACTGCAAAAAGTGTTGAATTCAATAAAATACAATTTGAAGAGATCGTAGGAAACCGCGATGCCAAACATTTTGCGCGTAGACTAACCGAGCGATTGCTTAGTTACGACTTTAACGCAAAAAAGAACCCCTTCCAGGAGCTGGGAGGATTTATGCCCGTTTTTATGGGATATGGAATCCCGGGCACCGGAAAAAGTATGTTGATCGCCGCCATAGCAACCCGGTTGAAAGAACATTGTGACAATCTCGACATCCCTTTTCTTTTTCATCCCATGCCAGACACACTCATCTCCACCTTTCAAGGAGGATCGGCCGAAAAAATGGTACAATGGATGAAACCTTTGCAGGATCCTGGAAAACTCATCTTCGCACCTATCGATGACGCCGAAAACAATTTGCAGGAACGAACCGCTCAGGGAGTATCGGCTGGTGTGAAGGAAGTGATTGGTGTTTTCCTGCGATATACCGAAGGGGCCTACGCCGTTAATTATGGTAACAGCTCCATAGGACTTTTTACAAACCTACCCGAAATGCTGGATAAAGCTGTGATCTCCAGAGTTCAGGGGCGTTTTAAAATTGATGGTGCGCGTACACTTCCCGATTTTATAGATCAGGACTATCTGTGGTGGCGTAAAATTGAGAAGACCATGCCCGGGTTTGTGAATATGCAGGGACCGGATAAATACACCTACTTAAGTGAGCAGGGAATAGTGAAGAACCTGGGAGCGATCCTGGAAAAATCTGAAAAGCCCACCGAAGAACGAGTATTGGCTATTTACGAGCAAGTGGAAGCTAAGCACAAGGAAACCGAACATATGTTCTATGCAGAATTATTTAAACGCATTCAGAAATCATTTCCTTTCTTTTCATCCAGGGATATCAGGAATATCCAAAGCGCTGTTTCGCTTCGGTTAACAGATTTCGATCTTCCTTCAGATTGGTTCGAGGATGCCGAAATTTATTTCAGAAAAGATTACGATACCAAATACGGTATGTTACAGGAACTTATGAAAGAAAATATGAAAGGCCTGAGCTTTTCAGACATCAGAAAGCAGGAAGTGGTTCGCTACCTGGATAACGTCGCTACAATTGCCGATACAGATTTTAAACGCAAAGTAGATCAACGCTTACATGAAATGAACGTGCAAACAGAAGCCAGAAGACGCTTCGAAGAAGATAATTAATGGATAAACTAAAAACAGCCGGCTTATTTGGACGGGACCTGATAAAAGTATCGGGATCCCTGGCCGAACGTTATAACGGCTGTTTGGCGATCCTGGGTATGGATCCTACACAACTCAAAACTTTTCATGTGGATGGCATGGGCTGGAGTCCGGAAATTGCAGAAGAGAAGGACAATCCATACTATCTCAATATTGGCGAGGCCAATTTGAACGCTATTATAATCTCCCCGGAACAGGAAGGAAAGCCGGTATATATGGCATTTCACAGTTTCGATCGTGATATTATGAGAACTGTTTTCACGGCCTACGCCAAAGAAATAAGGGATATAACCAAAGATGCCGCCATCTGTATCCATCTGGATCAACACATAGATACTTATTACGAACCTTTCGATCTGTTGCGTTATAAACAGATCACCGTAAGTTTCAGGATCCTGAACGACCTTGCTAAAAAGCAAAAAGAGCAACTACAGTTAGTGGAAGAGTTCAATAGCGGGAATAACTTCATAAATCGCGATATACATAACAAATTACTGGAATCTGCTAAAAAATACGGAGATCTTAGAGATAGGAAGCTGGAACTGGATCCCCTGCAACTAAAAGTAAGTACATTTTATACCAGGGCTTTTGGCGGAGTATTCGTGTTGCGTGATTTTATAAATGATATTATGGTTTTTGAGGATGAGGAGCTCTTTAAAAAAGCCATCAAAGACACTGTGCACGACGTCACTTTATTTCACATTAGCCATAATGAACTAACAGCCACCCTGGTGAATCATCTAATCGCCGAATTCGACATAAAGCGAGCTGCGAAATCCAAAAGATACGACCGTATAAAAAAACATTTGTTTGTTCAGGAATTAAAAGAATGTAAGCATCCGTTACGGGAAGTTCTGGACAGCCCGATGCTGTTTAAGAAATACCTCAACGAAATGGACGTCGACACCAAGAAGCGTCTAATGAGTGTAGAATTATACAATCAACGAAAGATCGTTGAAAGAGATCTTAAAATAGATGATGTAGTAGATCCGGTCTACGAAAAGGCACTTTTACAACCGCATTCATCCCTGGAAGAAGAGCACAAAGAACTTATATGGAAACTACTCACCAAGATCGTTCCGGCAGATCCGCTGCACTTATACTGGTATGATAAAGAACAATTTTACAAGACCTTTCTTAACTGGCCTGAAGGTTATCAGGACTGGGTAATAGACAGAATTCTAATCAATACTAAAAACCAAGCATCATGACACTCGAAATCATTGTATTTGTCATCGCTATTCTCTTCGGAATAATAATATACTGGCGGGAATCTAAAAGTAATAGACTCTATCGCTTCTTCAACCATATGATGCACTCCAAGGATTTACAAATGAAAGCTGACAATAGAAAAGGCTTTGTACACAAGCAGGTATTCTTGATGCGTCTTGTATGGATCACTCTCATATTTGTACTGGGAGCCGCCATCCTTAGTTTCGCTACCCCGATCAATGTGATTTTCTTCCAGTATTTTGTATCTGCGATCGTGGGAACTCTCATAGGAACTTACATTGCTTCTGCTTTTATATTTACTTCGGAAGGGCTTAAGAAGGAAAATCTAAAGAAGAATTTCGATAAGGCGGTTGAAAAAGGAAAAGAATTCGTCGACGACCTTAGAGAGGAAGACGATCCCGCATCTAGTAGTGACGAAACTCCTGAAAACAAGAAGGCTGCCGATGAGAAAAGTGCACGTGATCGACTTAGGGATAAAGGAATGATCAAATAGTGAACTATACAGTTTGAACATCGAATCAAAACGTGTGGTTTTAAAACCTATCATCGATAATATATAAAAACGCAGGAAACATGATAAAGTCATATTGGAAAAGAGGCAAAAAGCAACGACGAATAGTTGTAATTGGTGGTATAATTTTAATCCTGCTATTGTTCTTCCTACGGGACGACTATCAGCCGGCTCTGTTGTTTGTGAGAAAATATATTTTTATAATTCTTATCTGTGCGCTGTTCCTGGGCTTTACGATCACCAAATTTAGAAGTGCGCCAAGTGCGGGAAGGCGATTACTTATTATGCTGGGGATCATAGCCTTTTTTGCCACCCTTTGGTTTTTTGGGGCCAAGATGCAGTTGTACGCCTATATGCAAACCTACAATGTCTTTAAAAACCTTGATAAAGTGGAGATCCACGAACTACCGTTAACCCGAAATGAGCGTATTCAACCATACAATAATATTGTGACCATGGCCTACGAGTCTATTGGGGAGACCCAGGAAGTTTCCCCTCCGCAGTTAGTGCGCGTGGACAGTAGCAACCAGTGGACCATGGCGGTTCAGCCTTCCAAAGAATACACCTGGCAGCGCATTAGCGACAATACCGAGGAGATCTTTGTGGTGGAAAGCACATCTCCTTTTCCGAGATTCTCCGGTGAGAACCGGGTCCCTGTGATATTCTCAATTGGCGAATCGCTCGCATTTAGCAGAAATACCTACAATGCAGTAGTACAGCGATTCAATATTTTTCAATTATTTACCATGGAACCCAGCGAGGTTTTCTATATGAAAAACGACGAAGGGAAATGGGTACAGGTGGTGAGTTTAATTAAATGGAAAGGATTTTTCTTTCCGTATCCTTCTTACGGCGGTGTTATGATCATCGATCCCGGAGAACACGACACCATGGATTACCTGGAACGCATCACCATAGGTAAAGGAACATACATCCCTCCGGATGAAATAAAAAATTATCCCTTCCTCACCAAACAAAACACCCTGGCCGAAAAAATATCAAGGCTCCAGGCTGAGTCACTGCAATTCTTAGGCGGATTTACCGATCCCCTTCCCTGGAATATGGAGACTGCGGTGAAGATCCCGGATCTAAAAGACGATGAGAATATGCAACCCTTTGTAACCGATTTCAACTTCGCTGGTATGGAAACCGATGCGTATAGCGGACTCTACCATTGGTTTGGACTTGAACCGGTTGGAGAAGAACGAACCAGTCTCTCCTTCAGTGTTATGATACCTGCAGACGGAACCGATAAATTATACTACTATAACCACGCTGCTAAAAAAGAAGGATTGGCTGGGGTCTCTGCCATGCCTTTAAAAGTGATAGAATCACGTAAAGAATACGATTGGAACGTTAACAAGCCCGTCGAATTCCGGCCCTTTGTGAAAGAGATCGGTGGAAGAAAGCGAATGTTCGTTTTCTGTACGATTGCTGCCAAACGAGATGATAGTAAGAAATTTGATGGCTCTGCCACACCCGACCTAGCCTTGGTAGACACCGAATACCGCGACGTGGTCT includes the following:
- a CDS encoding acyl-CoA dehydrogenase, with protein sequence MDFKLSEEHLMIRDAARDFARTELLPEVIERDTHQRFPVEQVKKMAELGFLGMMVDPKYGGGGMDTVSYVLAMEELSKIDASASVIVSVNNSLVCWGLETYGTEAQKEKYLTKLATGESIGAFCLSEPEAGSDATSQRTTAIDKGDHYLLNGTKNWITNGGSADYHLVIAQTDREKGHRGINAFIVEKAWDGFEVGPKEDKLGIRGSDTHTLNFNDVKVPKENRIGEDGFGFKFAMKTLSGGRIGIAAQALGIAAGAYEMARDYSKIRKAFGTEICNHQAIAFKLADMHTEIEAARHLVMKAAWDKDQGNNYDMSSAMAKLYASKVAMDVTVEAVQVHGGNGFVKEYHVERLMRDAKITQIYEGTSEIQKLVISRGLLRD
- a CDS encoding coiled-coil domain-containing protein — encoded protein: MSDDFDLLETESNSKQEKVDVNWGKAVDQMKSKLAQEDDPEMRQKILNATLDDVVGMAEKDRASLLDAIKDLTDYQEEVGIIFEKFSTLNEAEQKVIDNAQSKLERAKLALEDAEKVKDNWWNNLWGRKSRIKKRQSELEAAQKEREAADMKAKQMFQERIETADIQTLLSELSYKSQAAVTRLKNREVEIKEVEDKLQDAIVEASKNHTKALEKKKETEDKLEEQYALLKQARQELEEISDKQSTAYSEAIGKITGIEQKVEELEGLKNAYTTLAASKDSFVHKHNLTIKVLTSLRSNLQTHRAKLKSDTDERLKYYDGYVVALKARTDQEFAAILEHLGVKTDEHIGQTLAAMHSASAKARQEMMDNIPVHEKVMQGVYGSYAESLQEIREKDAEIQKDFANRYGIDMKEIFEEFYAAGSGGDVPPEDDKPSETPKEDDENLLG
- a CDS encoding AAA family ATPase translates to MEHNSTFPIKKSELDALREEATSYLKGVQWDQSYKARNRDKDKKDDSILLYLSKATGNSTSEVTSVSRSILALKKKLLPESVAIPIQLNRALYAVQEGLTMGVWLKDSYGDSSGLSGLNERKGSLDNTQRREFDSKQQTATAYMLYGTAYRILYDLKPVASDDLSVMKNKFAGIPEISLISPIKGISCMLYYYDKYLNHPEIITRDADVVDFTVVYFEAIIAEIQLRLGSLEYTETITDRTYKLENSDFAVSGWENVFEGTAKSVEFNKIQFEEIVGNRDAKHFARRLTERLLSYDFNAKKNPFQELGGFMPVFMGYGIPGTGKSMLIAAIATRLKEHCDNLDIPFLFHPMPDTLISTFQGGSAEKMVQWMKPLQDPGKLIFAPIDDAENNLQERTAQGVSAGVKEVIGVFLRYTEGAYAVNYGNSSIGLFTNLPEMLDKAVISRVQGRFKIDGARTLPDFIDQDYLWWRKIEKTMPGFVNMQGPDKYTYLSEQGIVKNLGAILEKSEKPTEERVLAIYEQVEAKHKETEHMFYAELFKRIQKSFPFFSSRDIRNIQSAVSLRLTDFDLPSDWFEDAEIYFRKDYDTKYGMLQELMKENMKGLSFSDIRKQEVVRYLDNVATIADTDFKRKVDQRLHEMNVQTEARRRFEEDN
- a CDS encoding DUF6638 family protein; the protein is MDKLKTAGLFGRDLIKVSGSLAERYNGCLAILGMDPTQLKTFHVDGMGWSPEIAEEKDNPYYLNIGEANLNAIIISPEQEGKPVYMAFHSFDRDIMRTVFTAYAKEIRDITKDAAICIHLDQHIDTYYEPFDLLRYKQITVSFRILNDLAKKQKEQLQLVEEFNSGNNFINRDIHNKLLESAKKYGDLRDRKLELDPLQLKVSTFYTRAFGGVFVLRDFINDIMVFEDEELFKKAIKDTVHDVTLFHISHNELTATLVNHLIAEFDIKRAAKSKRYDRIKKHLFVQELKECKHPLREVLDSPMLFKKYLNEMDVDTKKRLMSVELYNQRKIVERDLKIDDVVDPVYEKALLQPHSSLEEEHKELIWKLLTKIVPADPLHLYWYDKEQFYKTFLNWPEGYQDWVIDRILINTKNQAS
- a CDS encoding stage II sporulation protein M; the encoded protein is MTLEIIVFVIAILFGIIIYWRESKSNRLYRFFNHMMHSKDLQMKADNRKGFVHKQVFLMRLVWITLIFVLGAAILSFATPINVIFFQYFVSAIVGTLIGTYIASAFIFTSEGLKKENLKKNFDKAVEKGKEFVDDLREEDDPASSSDETPENKKAADEKSARDRLRDKGMIK